The following proteins are encoded in a genomic region of Iodidimonas sp. SYSU 1G8:
- the aroQ gene encoding type II 3-dehydroquinate dehydratase, whose product MASAAAPTVLVLNGPNLNMLGTREPEIYGSQTLADIEAMARQRATDLGLIMDFRQSNSEGELVTWIQEARHGADAIIINAGAYSHTSVAILDALQAFQGPIVEVHLSNIYKRETFRHHSYVSGIALGVICGLGAKGYLLALDAVADKVARS is encoded by the coding sequence ATGGCAAGCGCAGCAGCCCCGACGGTTCTCGTGCTGAACGGTCCCAACCTCAACATGCTGGGGACCCGGGAACCGGAAATCTACGGCTCGCAGACGCTGGCCGACATCGAGGCCATGGCGCGGCAACGCGCCACGGACCTCGGTTTGATCATGGACTTCCGGCAGTCGAATTCGGAGGGCGAACTGGTGACATGGATTCAGGAAGCCCGGCACGGCGCCGACGCGATCATCATCAATGCCGGCGCCTATTCCCACACTTCGGTGGCGATTCTCGATGCCCTTCAGGCATTCCAGGGGCCCATCGTCGAGGTACACCTCTCCAATATCTACAAACGCGAGACATTCCGCCACCACTCCTACGTCAGCGGCATCGCCCTTGGCGTCATCTGCGGTCTCGGCGCCAAAGGGTATCTCTTGGCGCTGGACGCGGTTGCGGATAAAGTCGCGCGTTCCTGA
- the accB gene encoding acetyl-CoA carboxylase biotin carboxyl carrier protein yields MGKLTVDKELIRELAALLDETGLTEIEVEDNDVRIRIARGGTIVHASAPAAGAAPAPAAASAPVNDVQGHPGLVTSPMVGTIYTAAEPGSPPFVKVGDKVTAGQTVLIVEAMKTMNPVTAPKSGTVSRILISNEQPVEYGEPLLIIE; encoded by the coding sequence ATGGGCAAACTTACGGTCGACAAGGAACTCATCCGCGAGCTCGCGGCGCTGCTCGACGAAACCGGGCTGACGGAAATCGAGGTCGAGGACAATGACGTCCGCATCCGCATCGCGCGGGGCGGCACCATCGTTCATGCATCGGCGCCCGCTGCCGGGGCAGCCCCTGCGCCGGCCGCCGCCAGCGCGCCTGTGAATGATGTCCAGGGCCATCCGGGTCTGGTCACCTCGCCTATGGTCGGCACCATCTACACGGCCGCCGAACCGGGTTCGCCGCCCTTCGTCAAGGTTGGCGACAAGGTCACCGCGGGCCAGACGGTGCTGATCGTCGAGGCGATGAAGACCATGAACCCGGTGACGGCCCCGAAATCCGGCACCGTCTCGCGCATCCTGATCAGCAACGAGCAGCCGGTGGAATACGGCGAGCCGCTGCTGATCATCGAATAG
- the thiS gene encoding sulfur carrier protein ThiS — translation MHVSINGETRQLNAPQSLAALLGDLGIDPRKVALERNLEIVPRSAYADVMVGDGDRLEIVHFIGGGKDEPEDDGFEVAGRRFTSRLIVGTGKYKDFDETRDAIAASGAEIVTVAVRRVNVSDPKQPMLMDYVDPKTYTYLPNTAGCYTAEDAVRTLRLAREAGGWSLVKLEVLGDQKTLYPNMIETLRASEMLIKDGFDVMVYCSDDPIMAMELEKMGCCAIMPLAAPIGSGLGVQNPVTLRIIIENAKVPVLVDAGVGTASDAAVAMELGCEGVLMNTAIAEAKDPIRMARAMKLAIEAGRLAYLAGRMPKKMYADPSSPLAGLI, via the coding sequence ATTCACGTCAGCATCAATGGCGAGACCCGGCAGCTGAACGCGCCGCAGAGCCTCGCCGCCCTCCTTGGAGATCTGGGCATCGATCCGAGAAAGGTCGCGCTTGAGCGCAATCTCGAGATCGTGCCGCGCTCGGCCTATGCGGATGTGATGGTGGGTGACGGCGACAGGCTCGAGATCGTCCATTTCATCGGCGGTGGCAAGGATGAGCCCGAGGATGACGGGTTCGAGGTTGCTGGCCGCCGATTCACCTCTCGGCTGATCGTCGGCACGGGCAAGTACAAGGATTTCGACGAGACGCGCGACGCCATCGCCGCGTCCGGCGCCGAGATCGTCACGGTCGCCGTGCGGCGGGTGAACGTCTCCGATCCCAAGCAGCCCATGCTGATGGATTACGTCGACCCGAAGACCTACACCTACCTGCCCAACACGGCCGGCTGCTACACGGCCGAGGACGCGGTGCGGACGCTGCGGCTGGCGCGGGAAGCTGGTGGCTGGTCGCTGGTCAAGCTCGAGGTCCTAGGCGACCAGAAGACGCTTTATCCGAACATGATCGAGACGCTGCGCGCCAGCGAGATGCTGATCAAGGACGGCTTCGATGTGATGGTCTACTGCTCGGACGATCCGATCATGGCCATGGAACTGGAGAAAATGGGCTGTTGCGCCATCATGCCGCTGGCCGCGCCGATCGGCTCCGGCCTGGGCGTGCAGAATCCGGTGACCCTGCGCATCATCATCGAGAACGCCAAGGTGCCGGTGCTGGTGGATGCGGGCGTCGGGACGGCGTCGGACGCGGCGGTGGCCATGGAACTGGGCTGCGAAGGCGTGCTGATGAATACCGCCATCGCCGAGGCCAAGGACCCGATCCGGATGGCGCGGGCGATGAAGCTGGCGATCGAGGCCGGACGCCTGGCCTATCTGGCCGGCCGCATGCCCAAGAAG